A genome region from Lentimicrobium sp. L6 includes the following:
- the clpB gene encoding ATP-dependent chaperone ClpB, protein MNLDQFTIKSQEAIQKAQELAIQNNNTQIENSHLLKGILETEENLIPVVLEKLNVNKNILSSALDAINTRLPKTNGGQVYLSQAGSKTLLQAQEILKEFGDSFVSVEHLLLSLIQQKDQTADLLKDSGIKLKELKKTILELRKGNKVESSSQESNFNALNRYALHLNALAAKGKLDPVIGRNDEIRRVLQILSRRTKNNPILIGEPGVGKTAIAEGIAHRIVDGDVPENLKNKQIFSLDMGALVAGAKYKGEFEERLKSVVKEVVESDGDIVLFIDEIHTLVGAGKGEGAMDAANILKPALARGDLRAVGATTLSEYQKYFEKDKALERRFQKVMVQEPNTADAISILRGLKEKYETHHHVRILDDAIVSAVELSQRYISDRFLPDKAIDLIDEAAAKLRLEINSVPEELEQLERRIMQLEIEKVAIKREKNKFKLHEIDSEMADLNEKATALRARWKSEKEKVESIQKEKAHIEDLKQEALQAERAGNFGIVAEIRYGKMEQAQQDLEKYRTALKEMQSDNPMINEEVGHEEIADIVSRWTGIPVSKMLQSEKAKLLHLEEELHKRVVGQEEGITAVADAIRRSRAGLQDEKRPIGSFIFLGTTGVGKTELAKALAEFLFDDENNMVRIDMSEYQERHAVSRLIGAPPGYVGYDESGQLTEAVRRKPYSVVLLDEIEKAHPDVFNILLQVLDDGRLTDNKGRVVDFKNTIIIMTSNMGSSIIQDQLTELNSENRVEKLEQISKEVMVALKKSIRPEFLNRIDEVVMFTPLQENEILDIIRIQFEDLKKTLSKNQVQLEITEDAISYIGKMSYDPQFGARPIKRFMQRNILNELSKLILAGNIQKEIPINIDYDGHLLQFKNE, encoded by the coding sequence ATGAACTTAGATCAATTCACCATAAAATCACAAGAAGCCATACAAAAAGCTCAGGAATTAGCTATTCAAAATAATAATACTCAAATCGAAAACAGTCATTTATTAAAAGGAATACTTGAAACCGAGGAGAACTTAATTCCTGTAGTACTGGAGAAATTAAACGTCAATAAAAACATACTATCTAGTGCCTTAGATGCTATCAATACCAGACTACCTAAAACCAATGGTGGACAAGTATATCTTTCACAAGCAGGTAGCAAAACCTTATTACAAGCACAAGAAATACTAAAAGAATTTGGAGATAGTTTTGTTTCTGTTGAACACCTTTTACTTAGTCTTATTCAGCAAAAAGATCAAACTGCTGATTTATTAAAGGATAGCGGCATTAAATTAAAAGAATTAAAGAAAACCATATTGGAATTAAGGAAAGGCAATAAGGTTGAGTCTTCTTCCCAAGAATCCAACTTCAATGCCTTAAATCGTTATGCCCTTCATTTAAACGCTTTGGCTGCCAAAGGGAAATTAGACCCCGTAATAGGTAGAAACGATGAAATTAGAAGAGTATTACAAATTTTAAGCAGAAGAACCAAGAACAATCCTATTCTTATTGGAGAGCCAGGTGTTGGTAAAACGGCTATTGCTGAAGGTATTGCACACAGGATTGTAGATGGAGACGTTCCCGAAAACCTAAAGAATAAACAAATTTTCAGCCTAGATATGGGCGCTTTGGTTGCTGGTGCAAAATACAAAGGAGAATTTGAGGAAAGATTAAAAAGCGTGGTTAAAGAAGTGGTGGAATCAGATGGAGATATCGTACTCTTTATTGATGAGATACATACCCTGGTTGGTGCTGGAAAAGGTGAAGGCGCTATGGATGCCGCCAATATTTTAAAACCAGCATTAGCCCGAGGCGATTTAAGAGCTGTTGGAGCCACCACATTAAGTGAGTATCAGAAATATTTTGAAAAGGACAAAGCCCTGGAAAGAAGGTTTCAAAAAGTAATGGTTCAAGAACCCAATACGGCTGATGCTATTTCCATTCTAAGAGGCTTAAAAGAAAAGTACGAAACCCATCACCATGTAAGGATACTCGATGACGCGATTGTTTCTGCTGTTGAGCTTTCTCAAAGATATATCTCTGACAGGTTCTTACCAGATAAAGCGATTGATTTAATTGATGAAGCAGCAGCAAAACTTCGATTAGAAATCAATTCTGTTCCGGAAGAACTGGAGCAGTTGGAAAGAAGAATCATGCAATTGGAGATTGAAAAAGTCGCCATTAAACGAGAGAAGAATAAATTCAAACTTCACGAGATAGATAGCGAAATGGCCGATTTAAATGAAAAAGCTACTGCATTAAGAGCCCGCTGGAAATCGGAAAAAGAAAAGGTGGAATCCATACAAAAAGAAAAGGCTCATATTGAAGATTTAAAGCAAGAAGCTTTGCAAGCGGAACGAGCTGGAAACTTTGGTATTGTCGCAGAAATTAGATATGGAAAAATGGAACAAGCCCAACAAGATTTGGAAAAATATCGCACAGCCTTAAAAGAAATGCAAAGCGACAATCCAATGATTAATGAAGAGGTTGGCCACGAAGAAATTGCAGATATCGTTTCTCGTTGGACAGGTATTCCAGTTTCAAAAATGCTTCAAAGCGAAAAAGCCAAGCTGCTTCATTTAGAAGAGGAATTGCATAAGAGAGTAGTTGGACAAGAAGAAGGAATTACTGCCGTAGCGGATGCTATTAGAAGAAGTAGAGCTGGGTTACAGGACGAGAAGCGACCCATAGGATCATTTATATTCCTAGGAACTACTGGAGTTGGGAAAACCGAATTAGCAAAAGCTTTAGCTGAGTTTCTCTTCGATGATGAAAACAATATGGTAAGAATAGATATGTCAGAATATCAGGAAAGACATGCCGTTTCAAGGCTTATTGGAGCGCCTCCTGGCTATGTAGGCTATGATGAAAGTGGTCAGTTAACAGAAGCTGTACGCCGCAAACCCTATTCGGTTGTCTTGTTAGACGAGATTGAAAAAGCACATCCCGATGTGTTCAATATCCTCCTCCAAGTTCTTGACGATGGAAGACTAACAGACAACAAAGGACGTGTGGTAGATTTTAAGAACACCATCATCATTATGACTTCCAATATGGGCTCCTCTATTATTCAGGATCAATTGACTGAACTAAATAGTGAAAACAGGGTTGAGAAATTGGAGCAAATCAGTAAAGAGGTCATGGTGGCATTAAAGAAAAGCATCAGACCCGAATTTCTAAATCGCATTGATGAAGTAGTAATGTTTACCCCTCTTCAAGAAAATGAGATATTAGATATCATTAGAATTCAATTTGAGGATTTAAAAAAGACCTTGAGCAAAAATCAAGTTCAACTAGAAATCACAGAGGATGCCATCAGCTATATTGGAAAGATGAGCTACGATCCACAATTTGGTGCCAGACCCATCAAAAGGTTTATGCAAAGAAACATTCTTAATGAATTGAGCAAGTTAATTCTTGCTGGTAATATTCAAAAAGAAATACCCATAAATATTGACTATGATGGTCATTTACTGCAATTTAAAAATGAATAA
- a CDS encoding CAP domain-containing protein: MKSIQIILTILFSSSIIFSQNCPTGEERIESVNSSFEKEVLRLTNKERKKRSLSPVKYDEKLALAARYHAKDMAMENYFEHDSYDREKNRLRKSCDIFERIGAFANYNYLAENISAGQLTPEEVLKAWMKSPGHKKNILNKDMTLLGVGFYENEDSEYGVYWVQNFGGN, translated from the coding sequence ATGAAAAGCATTCAAATCATACTCACCATACTATTTTCTTCATCCATCATTTTTTCACAAAACTGCCCAACAGGAGAGGAGCGCATCGAAAGCGTTAACTCTTCATTTGAAAAAGAGGTCCTCAGATTGACTAATAAAGAAAGGAAGAAGAGAAGCTTGAGTCCTGTGAAGTATGACGAGAAATTAGCTCTTGCGGCAAGGTATCATGCTAAAGATATGGCTATGGAAAACTATTTTGAACATGATTCTTATGATAGAGAGAAAAATAGGCTTAGGAAATCCTGTGATATATTTGAAAGGATAGGAGCCTTTGCCAATTATAATTATTTGGCTGAGAATATATCTGCTGGACAATTAACTCCCGAGGAGGTTTTAAAAGCATGGATGAAAAGCCCTGGTCATAAAAAGAATATCTTAAACAAGGATATGACTTTGCTAGGAGTAGGTTTCTATGAAAATGAAGATTCTGAATATGGAGTTTATTGGGTACAGAATTTTGGTGGAAATTAA
- a CDS encoding ferritin family protein, with protein MARTATDILKEAILLERRGKAFYSNVAEKSDSESAKKIFQMMAEEEDEHIKFLSEQFKSYEKTKAFISVEGFEEPAEDEVALKVLTDQMKKEIDAASFEAAAISAAIDFEDRAVKIYSSRAEEAVDVNEKALYTMLAKWEMGHQKMLHELNEELKADVWNDNNFWPF; from the coding sequence ATGGCACGCACAGCAACCGATATTTTAAAAGAAGCTATCTTATTAGAAAGAAGAGGAAAAGCTTTTTACAGCAATGTAGCAGAGAAGTCTGATTCAGAGTCTGCAAAGAAGATTTTCCAGATGATGGCTGAAGAAGAAGACGAGCATATCAAGTTTTTATCTGAGCAATTTAAAAGTTACGAGAAAACGAAAGCATTTATTTCTGTTGAAGGTTTTGAAGAACCAGCTGAAGATGAAGTAGCTCTTAAGGTTTTAACAGACCAAATGAAAAAAGAAATCGACGCTGCAAGTTTTGAAGCTGCTGCTATTTCTGCTGCTATCGATTTTGAAGATCGTGCAGTGAAAATTTACTCAAGCAGAGCTGAAGAAGCAGTTGATGTTAATGAAAAAGCGCTTTATACGATGTTGGCAAAATGGGAAATGGGTCATCAAAAGATGCTTCATGAACTCAATGAAGAATTAAAAGCTGATGTTTGGAATGACAATAATTTCTGGCCTTTCTAA
- a CDS encoding YhdH/YhfP family quinone oxidoreductase, translating to MNNDPIKFKAFRVESDENGIYKGSIKDTQFSLIENNEILVRVHYSSLNYKDALSASGNKGVTKNYPHTPGIDAVGIIEKSGTDSFKIGDKVIVTSYDLGMNTDGGFAEYIKVPSDWAIKLPENMTMKEAMIYGTAGLTAGMSVLRLTELTKPEDGNIVVSGATGGVGALSISILSKLGYSVVAITGKEAERDYLINLGAKEVLLRSEIENFDKKPLLKPLFAGGIDTVGGVILENIIKATKPMGTVTCCGNVASPKLDLTVFPFILRGISLIGIDSQNYPMKYRTKVWKQLAQAWKPAQIADTCTEITIDEVQEKIKLMLQGKLKGRTIIKMLD from the coding sequence ATGAATAATGACCCTATAAAATTTAAAGCCTTTCGAGTAGAAAGTGATGAAAATGGAATCTACAAAGGCTCCATAAAGGACACGCAATTTAGCCTTATTGAGAATAACGAAATTTTAGTTAGAGTTCATTATAGCTCTCTGAATTATAAAGATGCTTTGTCTGCATCTGGAAACAAAGGTGTGACCAAAAACTATCCTCACACTCCTGGGATTGATGCCGTTGGTATCATCGAAAAATCAGGCACTGATTCTTTTAAAATTGGAGACAAAGTGATAGTGACCAGTTATGATTTAGGTATGAATACCGATGGTGGATTTGCCGAATATATAAAAGTCCCTAGCGATTGGGCGATTAAACTGCCCGAAAACATGACCATGAAAGAAGCCATGATATATGGTACTGCAGGCTTAACTGCAGGAATGTCTGTTTTACGTCTAACGGAATTAACAAAACCAGAGGATGGAAATATTGTAGTCTCAGGTGCTACAGGAGGCGTTGGTGCTTTAAGTATCTCTATCTTAAGTAAACTAGGATATTCGGTAGTTGCTATTACAGGTAAGGAAGCAGAAAGAGATTACTTAATAAATCTAGGAGCAAAAGAAGTATTATTGCGCAGCGAAATTGAGAACTTCGATAAGAAACCACTATTAAAACCACTATTTGCTGGAGGAATCGATACTGTTGGTGGTGTAATCTTAGAAAATATCATTAAAGCCACCAAACCCATGGGAACCGTGACCTGTTGTGGTAATGTAGCTTCTCCAAAGCTTGATTTAACAGTATTTCCTTTTATCCTACGTGGCATTTCTCTAATCGGAATTGACTCTCAGAACTATCCTATGAAATATAGAACTAAAGTTTGGAAGCAATTAGCCCAGGCATGGAAACCAGCTCAAATAGCAGATACTTGTACGGAAATAACAATAGATGAAGTACAGGAAAAAATTAAATTAATGCTTCAAGGTAAATTAAAAGGCCGAACTATTATTAAAATGCTAGATTAA
- a CDS encoding helix-turn-helix domain-containing protein, whose product MKKSYCPIDTFINVVKGKRKATIVLHLYQGNKRYGELVKLLTDISERMLTKQLKELEEDGLITRTVFPEVPPKVEYSLTELGFEIHPVLKAMYKGGIVFEEILEQSKS is encoded by the coding sequence ATGAAAAAAAGTTACTGTCCGATTGATACATTTATAAATGTAGTGAAGGGAAAGCGAAAAGCTACTATTGTTTTACACCTTTATCAAGGAAATAAAAGGTATGGAGAATTGGTAAAACTTTTAACCGATATTAGTGAAAGAATGCTGACAAAGCAGCTAAAAGAATTAGAGGAGGATGGATTGATTACAAGAACGGTTTTCCCCGAAGTTCCTCCTAAGGTAGAATATAGTTTGACTGAACTAGGGTTTGAAATTCATCCTGTCCTCAAAGCCATGTATAAAGGAGGTATTGTTTTTGAAGAAATACTTGAGCAATCAAAATCCTAA
- a CDS encoding DUF1343 domain-containing protein yields MKNHIVIIIFIALFQTACGQVLPGAYQTQEYLSLLDGKRAGIVANPSSLINNTHLVDSLLKHNINIRKVFAPEHGFRGKAEAGAHVKDGKDPLTGLSVLSLYGKNKKPNSQQLAGIDIMIFDLQGVGARFYTYISTLKYMMEACAENDIPLIVLDRPNPNSHYVDGPIMEKENESFVGLMPIPIVYGMTDGELALMINGENWNSKKCDLTIIELKNYDHQKSYNLQVKPSPNLPNFASIYLYPSLCLFEGTKMSIGRGTDFPFQVIGFPDYPEKSFQFTPKSIAGVSANPKFKDQVCYGLDLRKLYPNIEEKPNQLNLKWLIDFYNSYTDKDAFFIPFFEKLSGTSKLRQQIIAGESEESIRESWQADLDEFKLKRENYLLY; encoded by the coding sequence GTGAAAAATCATATCGTCATAATCATTTTTATTGCCCTCTTCCAAACGGCTTGTGGGCAGGTCCTACCTGGAGCTTATCAAACTCAAGAATATCTAAGTCTTTTAGATGGAAAAAGAGCAGGCATAGTGGCTAATCCGAGTAGTCTCATTAACAATACACACCTGGTTGACAGTCTTTTAAAACACAACATTAATATCAGAAAAGTATTCGCCCCGGAACATGGTTTTAGAGGAAAAGCAGAAGCTGGTGCCCATGTAAAAGATGGAAAGGATCCCTTAACCGGTCTCTCAGTTTTGAGCCTATATGGAAAGAACAAGAAACCGAATAGCCAGCAATTGGCTGGTATCGACATCATGATATTTGATTTACAAGGCGTGGGCGCTCGATTTTATACCTATATTTCTACCTTAAAATATATGATGGAAGCCTGTGCAGAGAATGATATTCCGCTCATTGTACTCGACCGACCCAATCCCAACTCCCATTATGTGGATGGGCCTATTATGGAAAAAGAGAATGAGAGCTTTGTGGGTTTAATGCCGATTCCTATAGTTTACGGTATGACCGATGGAGAATTGGCTCTCATGATTAATGGTGAAAATTGGAATAGCAAAAAATGCGACTTGACCATTATTGAATTAAAAAACTATGATCACCAAAAAAGCTATAATCTTCAAGTGAAGCCCTCCCCTAATCTTCCTAATTTTGCTTCTATTTATTTGTATCCTTCGCTTTGCTTATTCGAAGGAACAAAGATGAGCATCGGTCGTGGAACTGATTTTCCTTTTCAAGTCATTGGCTTTCCTGATTATCCTGAGAAAAGTTTTCAATTCACCCCCAAAAGCATAGCCGGCGTCAGCGCAAATCCAAAGTTTAAAGATCAAGTTTGCTATGGTTTAGATTTAAGAAAGCTCTATCCCAATATTGAAGAAAAACCCAATCAATTGAATTTAAAATGGTTGATTGATTTCTACAACAGCTATACCGATAAAGATGCGTTTTTCATCCCATTCTTTGAAAAACTATCCGGGACATCAAAACTACGCCAACAAATAATAGCAGGCGAATCGGAGGAGTCTATTAGAGAGAGCTGGCAAGCAGATTTGGATGAATTCAAATTAAAACGGGAGAATTATTTGTTGTATTAG
- a CDS encoding ABC transporter permease: MQIWKNPKILEFFLAARVIKPAKGSFSGPIILISIISLVLGLSVMLISLMVLTGFKKEIGEKLSGFTGHIHIVKYNSNNSLELPPLDIDSLNFSNLENIEGVKHAQVFISKAAIIRTDAEMQGIMVKGVGNDFDTTFFSNNLTLGKVPDFFGEQKTNEILISQKLSQLLNIQLHDKLRVYFVNNETGQLRGRRLDVIGIYHTGVEEFDERFVLADIRHLQKLNNWGDDMVSGIELYVDNFDELQKVEEQVYEEIPYDLTTENVKNRYPQIFDWLELQDINVIVILVLIILVATVSMISTLLVLILERTQMIGVLKSMGARNSLIRRVFLSQAAYIIIIGLFFGNLFGIGLGWLQKTYGLVKLDAETYYMSVVPINIDGLSILILNAATLLLVLLFMVLPAMVTSRIEPAKSIRFD; the protein is encoded by the coding sequence ATGCAAATCTGGAAAAATCCGAAAATATTAGAATTTTTTTTAGCAGCAAGAGTCATTAAACCTGCTAAAGGAAGTTTTTCTGGGCCTATCATATTGATTTCTATCATTAGCTTGGTTTTAGGCTTGTCGGTCATGTTGATTTCTTTAATGGTGTTAACAGGATTTAAAAAGGAAATAGGCGAAAAGCTCAGTGGTTTCACCGGTCATATTCATATTGTAAAATATAATTCTAATAATTCTTTAGAACTTCCTCCTTTAGATATTGACAGCCTCAATTTTTCCAATCTAGAAAATATAGAAGGTGTTAAGCATGCTCAAGTATTTATTTCTAAAGCTGCTATTATTCGTACCGATGCGGAAATGCAAGGGATTATGGTCAAAGGGGTGGGTAATGATTTTGATACCACATTCTTCTCCAATAATCTCACCCTAGGAAAAGTACCTGATTTTTTCGGTGAACAGAAAACGAATGAGATACTGATTTCCCAAAAATTATCCCAACTGCTAAATATTCAACTTCATGATAAACTCCGCGTCTATTTTGTAAATAATGAGACCGGACAACTTAGAGGAAGAAGATTAGATGTGATTGGGATTTATCATACCGGAGTGGAAGAGTTTGATGAGCGATTTGTGCTGGCGGATATTCGACACCTTCAGAAGCTTAATAATTGGGGCGATGATATGGTAAGTGGGATAGAGCTATATGTGGATAATTTTGATGAACTACAAAAAGTGGAGGAACAGGTATATGAAGAAATCCCCTACGATTTAACCACAGAAAATGTAAAAAATAGATATCCTCAAATTTTCGATTGGCTGGAACTACAAGATATTAATGTGATTGTGATTTTGGTATTAATCATATTAGTGGCCACGGTGAGTATGATCTCTACGCTATTGGTCCTGATTTTAGAACGAACTCAAATGATAGGTGTATTAAAATCCATGGGAGCACGTAATTCTTTAATTAGGCGGGTGTTTCTAAGTCAAGCAGCCTATATCATCATCATAGGCTTATTCTTTGGTAATCTATTCGGAATTGGCTTAGGCTGGCTACAAAAGACTTATGGTTTAGTAAAACTCGATGCAGAAACCTATTATATGTCTGTTGTTCCTATTAATATCGATGGGCTGTCTATCCTTATCCTCAATGCAGCTACTTTGCTATTGGTTCTGCTTTTTATGGTGCTCCCTGCAATGGTCACTTCCCGAATTGAGCCTGCTAAGTCTATTCGCTTTGATTAG
- a CDS encoding 1-acyl-sn-glycerol-3-phosphate acyltransferase — MVRFLSKAALKLFGWKVEGDFPEGKKFVIIAAPHTSGWDFVLGRLYYNTISKSVKFIINEKFFFFPLGIWLKSLGAIPVKAGRRVGLVKMMVDEFHKRDEFLLTITPEGTRKRVRKWMRGFYFIAKDAQVPVVLGFIDYEKKTLGTKTTIHLTGDEKADFETIRQVYLEVSAAHPEKFNKESF, encoded by the coding sequence ATGGTAAGATTTCTAAGTAAAGCAGCATTAAAACTTTTTGGCTGGAAAGTCGAAGGCGATTTCCCTGAAGGTAAAAAGTTTGTGATTATTGCAGCTCCTCATACCAGTGGCTGGGATTTTGTTTTAGGAAGACTTTATTATAATACTATCAGCAAGTCGGTGAAGTTTATAATAAACGAAAAGTTCTTCTTTTTTCCTTTAGGAATATGGTTGAAATCCTTAGGAGCTATTCCGGTGAAAGCTGGACGTAGAGTGGGTTTAGTAAAGATGATGGTGGATGAGTTTCACAAACGTGATGAGTTTTTATTGACCATTACGCCCGAAGGAACACGTAAGAGAGTACGAAAGTGGATGCGAGGATTTTACTTTATCGCTAAAGATGCTCAGGTTCCTGTTGTCTTAGGTTTTATCGATTATGAAAAGAAAACCCTAGGAACCAAGACTACCATTCATTTAACAGGAGATGAAAAAGCAGATTTTGAAACCATCAGGCAAGTATACCTTGAGGTTTCTGCCGCTCATCCAGAAAAGTTTAATAAAGAATCATTTTAG